A section of the Bradysia coprophila strain Holo2 chromosome X unlocalized genomic scaffold, BU_Bcop_v1 contig_117, whole genome shotgun sequence genome encodes:
- the LOC119067056 gene encoding transcription initiation factor IIA subunit 2, translating into MSYQLYRNTTLGNTLQESLDELIQYGQITPQLAFKVLLQFDKAINTALNSKVKARVTFKASKLNTYRFCDNVWTLMLNDVEFREVHEFAKVDKVKIVACDGKSE; encoded by the exons ATGTCGTATCAATTATACAGAAATACGACGTTAGGAAACACCCTACAAGAGAGTTTGGACGAATTAATTCAG tATGGTCAAATAACACCACAACTCGCGTTCAAGGTACTTTTACAATTCGATAAGGCGATCAACACTGCGCTCAATTCAAAAGTCAAGGCTCGTGTAACATTTAAAGCATCCAAACTGAACACATATCGCTTCTGTGATAATGTATGGACACTAATGTTAAATGATGTAGAATTCCGAGAGGTCCATGAATTTGCCAAAGTTGACAAAGTGAAAATTGTTGCTTGTGATGGAAAAAGTGAGTGA